In Candidatus Woesearchaeota archaeon, a genomic segment contains:
- the infB gene encoding translation initiation factor IF-2: MAIRSPIISVLGHVDHGKSSILDAVRGTNIVKGEAGAITQAIGASIMPIDVIRKKCGPIIDSLKMNITIPGILFIDTPGHAAFTSLRKRGGNLADIAIVVIDINEGLKPQTVEAIEILRAFKTPFVIAANKVDLIQGFRKTSSLFSASFKDQSESVRTVVETKIYELIGFLYERFSISAERFDRVDDYTKQVAIIPCSATQGIGLDELLMVITGLAQKFLEESLKLNISGPAKGIILEVKDDKGLGRCVDAIIYDGSLKAGDTVMIGTLSEPLIARVRALLMPQELMDMRDKKSRFKVVKEIIAATGVKISSPDFTEEVVAGMPLHGLKDQDEYVLRESLMKQINEVAFETDKKGIIVKADTIGSLEALIKLLREQNISIRRASIGNITKKDLSDAESSYDDDPLHSVILGFNIKQEKSTDKVKVVVKDIIYSLLDEYKLWSDEVTAKLEAEELKSLVRPAKVEVLQNCIFRQSNPCIAGIEVIEGFVKSGTFLMDKQGNKVDVIKSMQSENKSISEVEKGRQVAASFPNIIAEKRLVEGEIYFSDMSEHDFRKIKKLTKHLSKLELDVLKEIVAIKRKHNPVWGV, translated from the coding sequence ATGGCTATTCGTTCACCTATTATTTCGGTGCTGGGTCATGTTGATCATGGCAAATCTAGTATTCTTGACGCGGTTAGAGGTACTAATATTGTTAAAGGTGAAGCTGGTGCTATTACTCAAGCAATTGGCGCATCTATTATGCCTATTGATGTAATTAGAAAGAAGTGTGGTCCTATAATTGATTCTTTAAAGATGAATATAACTATTCCTGGTATTTTATTTATTGATACTCCTGGTCACGCGGCTTTTACTAGTCTTAGAAAAAGAGGGGGTAACTTAGCGGATATAGCTATTGTTGTTATTGATATTAATGAAGGTTTAAAGCCTCAAACAGTTGAGGCTATTGAGATTCTTAGGGCGTTTAAGACGCCTTTTGTTATTGCTGCTAACAAAGTTGATTTGATTCAGGGTTTTAGAAAGACTAGTTCTTTGTTTTCTGCTTCTTTTAAGGATCAAAGCGAGTCTGTTCGTACAGTCGTTGAAACTAAGATTTATGAATTAATTGGTTTTCTTTATGAACGTTTTAGTATTAGCGCGGAGCGTTTTGATCGTGTTGATGATTATACTAAGCAAGTCGCTATTATTCCTTGTTCGGCGACTCAGGGTATTGGTTTAGATGAGTTGTTAATGGTTATTACTGGTTTAGCTCAAAAATTCTTAGAAGAAAGTCTTAAATTAAATATTTCTGGGCCTGCTAAGGGTATTATTTTAGAAGTTAAGGATGATAAAGGTCTTGGTCGTTGTGTTGACGCAATTATTTATGATGGTTCTTTGAAAGCAGGAGATACTGTGATGATTGGTACCTTATCTGAACCGTTAATTGCAAGGGTTAGGGCTTTGTTGATGCCTCAGGAATTAATGGATATGCGTGATAAAAAGTCTAGGTTCAAAGTCGTTAAGGAAATAATTGCGGCTACTGGTGTGAAGATTAGTAGTCCTGATTTTACTGAGGAAGTCGTTGCGGGGATGCCTTTGCATGGTTTAAAGGATCAGGATGAGTATGTTTTAAGAGAGTCTTTAATGAAGCAAATTAATGAAGTTGCTTTTGAAACTGATAAAAAAGGTATTATTGTTAAAGCTGATACTATTGGTAGCTTGGAAGCTTTGATTAAGTTGCTTAGGGAGCAAAATATTAGTATTAGGCGTGCTAGCATTGGTAATATTACTAAGAAGGATTTGTCTGATGCTGAATCATCTTATGATGATGATCCTTTACACTCTGTCATTCTTGGTTTTAATATTAAACAAGAAAAATCTACGGATAAGGTTAAAGTGGTTGTTAAAGATATTATTTATTCTTTGCTTGATGAGTACAAATTGTGGTCTGATGAGGTCACTGCTAAGCTTGAGGCTGAAGAGCTTAAATCTTTAGTTAGACCTGCTAAAGTAGAGGTTTTGCAAAATTGTATTTTTAGACAGAGTAATCCTTGTATTGCAGGTATAGAAGTGATTGAAGGATTTGTTAAGTCAGGTACTTTTTTGATGGATAAGCAAGGTAATAAGGTTGATGTTATTAAGAGTATGCAATCTGAGAATAAAAGTATTTCTGAAGTTGAGAAGGGAAGACAAGTCGCGGCTAGTTTTCCTAATATCATCGCGGAGAAACGCTTAGTTGAAGGAGAAATTTATTTTTCTGATATGTCTGAGCATGATTTTAGGAAGATTAAGAAATTAACTAAGCATTTGTCTAAGTTAGAGCTTGATGTTTTGAAGGAAATTGTTGCTATTAAGCGTAAGCATAACCCTGTGTGGGGTGTTTAG
- a CDS encoding calcium/sodium antiporter, with protein sequence MIKGADLLIKGASAISLKYNVSEMTIGLTVVALGTSLPELVVNIYSSIRGENDLIIGNIAGSNVANTLLVLGVGALFVSLVFSKNSFKIDIPFSLGSVFALLLLIFSSFLLFGELVLFRFHGVLLLLLFFVYLFIILRRKKEFVENVEKVNSKLSVFYVLIGSLGLYFGGNWVVGGAISISESLGISTMFIGSSIIAFGTSLPELVTIIISVLKNKNDLAVGNVIGSNIFNVLLVLGVSALVAPIGFSSFGVLNFLFVIISILLLTFFLMKNKIKNHYHLNKYHGLIFLILYASYLLFMYFK encoded by the coding sequence TTGATTAAAGGGGCGGATTTATTAATTAAAGGGGCTTCAGCGATTTCTCTTAAATATAATGTTTCTGAGATGACTATTGGTTTAACTGTTGTTGCTCTTGGTACTTCGCTTCCTGAATTAGTTGTTAATATTTATTCATCTATTAGAGGAGAGAATGATTTGATTATTGGTAACATAGCGGGCAGTAATGTTGCTAATACTTTACTAGTTCTTGGTGTTGGTGCTTTATTTGTTTCTTTGGTTTTTTCTAAGAATTCTTTTAAGATAGATATTCCTTTTAGTTTAGGTTCTGTGTTTGCTTTGTTGTTACTTATTTTTTCTTCTTTTTTATTATTTGGAGAACTTGTTTTGTTTAGGTTTCATGGTGTTTTGTTGTTATTGTTGTTCTTTGTTTATTTGTTTATTATTCTTCGTAGAAAGAAGGAGTTCGTTGAAAACGTGGAAAAAGTCAATTCTAAACTCTCTGTTTTTTACGTATTGATTGGTTCTCTAGGTTTATATTTTGGGGGTAATTGGGTGGTGGGGGGAGCTATATCTATTTCTGAGTCTTTAGGAATCTCAACTATGTTTATTGGTTCTTCTATTATCGCGTTTGGTACTTCGCTTCCTGAACTAGTTACTATTATTATTAGTGTGTTAAAGAATAAAAATGATTTAGCTGTTGGTAACGTTATAGGTTCTAATATTTTTAATGTTTTGCTAGTTCTAGGAGTTTCAGCATTAGTTGCTCCTATTGGTTTTTCTTCGTTCGGAGTTTTAAATTTTTTATTCGTAATTATTAGTATTTTGTTATTAACGTTTTTTTTAATGAAAAACAAAATCAAGAATCATTATCATTTGAATAAATATCATGGTTTAATTTTTTTAATTCTTTACGCATCTTATTTGTTGTTCATGTATTTTAAATAA